In Deltaproteobacteria bacterium, the genomic stretch TGCCGTCCTCAACCACGGGTTTATCTTTGATGGCTCCGACCGCCACTAGTAGTGGTACACGGGAATAGGCCACAAGGGGGGCAAACCCAAAATCAAGACCAAGTGATCCAATGTTTGTGATCATGACGCTACCCATCGGGTCTTTAGGTGTACCGAGTAGCGGCGACCAAATGTTGAGTGTGTACTGGATGAAACTTGCTGCATCAAGCACCCATCCCGTGAGCCAACCTGGAATCCGTGCCATCAGAGATTTCATCTGTGAGTACGATTTATCAGAACGATCACGCACCGACGCGATGCGTTTGTTCATCTCAGTGGTCATGGCCGCTAGAGACTTACTCTCAGCCTGACGGACGATAATTCCTGATAGATCCTGTCCCGATTGGTCCGTGGCAACCTGAAAAAAGAGTGTCACATGGCGCCGCCGGTAAATCTTGCCGTATCTAAGTACGCTGTTGATTTCGGGGTGACGCCGCATAGATTCTGCCAGCGCCTTACCAATGAAGTTGGTGATCGTGATGCGTTCCCCGCACTCCTCACTCACGCGACTCATGTATGCCAGGACCTTTTCACACCTAAGTTCCAAAATGCCGTACACACTTGGATCCTTGGGCGTCCGCCAAGTGCCAATGGCAATTTTACGCCACGAGGATTGATGTTTCGGTGGGGTTAGGTCGAGGTGTCGTTCAATCAATGCCACAGCTCATCCTCTAATCTCAAGGGGGTTAACGATTCCTGAACTGAAAGTGGATCAGTGCAAGTTATAGGCCAAGGTATCCGTGCAGAAGTGCATGATATGATGATTCTTGCTAGCGGCTAAATTCTGCAGATTATCGGTGGATCTAAGACCTTAATTCTAACATAAATAGGTTTACAAAATGACTGTCTCCTCGGCTAAGTCGCAAAAGAAGATTGCTCGGATCGTGGCCGCACGGCCAGTGCTCGAAGGTGGTGGTTTTTTGGTTCATCGCCCATTTCCTACTCCTGAACTGATGCAGGTCGATCCTTTTTTGCTTCTCGATGAAATGGGACCAGTCATCTATCCCCCTGGAGGAGCTAAAGGGGCGCCAGACCATCCCCACCGCGGCTTTGAAACGGTGACCTACCTGCTTGCTGGGGAGATGGAGCATCGCGACTCGGCTGGGCATGCCGGCAAGCTCACTCCAGGAGACCTCCAGTGGATGACGGCAGGTGCCGGTGTCGTGCATTCGGAGATGCCGTCGGAGGCCTTTCAAAAGTCGGGCGGCAAGATGCATGGCTTCCAGCTATGGGTCAATTTGGCTGCCAAAGACAAGATGATGGCTCCGCGTTATCAGGAGCTCAGCGCCCAAAGTGTGCCTGTGGTTGACCGCCCTGAAGAAGGGGCTAAGGTCCGCATCTTAGCTGGCGCCTTTGGTGGCGAGACGGCCGCTACGCAGACCACCGAACCCATTCTGTATCTTGATATCGAACTCGCTGCTCAAGGCAGCTTTAAAGTATCTGTGCCCATAGGGCAAACATGTCTTGTTTACTTATTCGAAGGCAAGTGCCACGTCGGTGCCGATGGTGCCGAAGTGCGGGCCCACACGCTGGTCCTCTTTGAGGAGGCCGGTGACCTAATCGTGGCTAAGGCCGCAGCCGGCCCCTGTCGGTTTTTGGTCTTGGCGGCACGCCCGCTCAGAGAACCGGTAGCCCGCCGCGGCCCCTTTGTCATGAATACTGAGGCCGAAATCAGGCAGGCCTTTGTCGATTATCAAGAGGGGCGGTTTGCAACGATTCCCCCACAAGTTAAGAGGAGTTGAGACTGGCCAACTGGCCAGTAACTTACCGATTTTATAGAATTATTAATAAAAGTTATAAAAAAACTTGAAAATTTTAATATAGTTTGATAAAAAGCTTTCCGCCCCTATGGTGTAAAAAATATCCCCTGCAAGGAGAGCCTATATGTTGGTGTCACCACGCAATCCACGTCAGTGCCTCTTGCTACTTTTAGCCCTTGGCGCCTTGACTTCATCGGCCTGCGGTCGCAGTAAAAGTAAACCCGCCGCGGCTCCTGCCCCGACCACTCCAGTTGAGGTCGAGGAAGATGAAGACGAAGATGAAGACGAAGACACCCAGCCGCAGCTACCGGCTGGAGCGAACGACCAGTCGCAAGGACAGGCACCATCGGTGGTGTTCCTGGACGGCGCAGGTCTCCAAGGTAATCCTACTGCTAAATCGGTTAAGTTTACCGTGATCGGATTGCCCGCCGGTACCAGTCCGAGTGATATTAAATTCGAGTGCAAGCTTGCGACTGAGGGGAGCTACGCCCCGTGTAACGGGAATGACACTTACAACTTTAGCAACCTACAGAATGGTACGAGCTACACTCTCGAGGTGCGGGCGACGATCATCTCAACCAACGTCACCCTGCCAGCTGCGAGCATCTCATTCACAGCACAAGGCCAAGCCGACAACGGCAGCAATCAAGCCACTGGTAACGGCACAGGTACAGCACCCCAGGGTGGCGTAGATCCCAACAATCCTAACGGAGCTAATAACGGCTTCGGCGGCCAAAACGGCCAGCCCGGTGGGAATAACGGCTTCGATGGTCAGAACGGCCAGAACGGTCAACCAGGTGCCAACAACGGCTTCGGCGGTCAAAATGGTCAGCCTGGTGGTAATAATGGCTTCGGCGGCGGTCAACCCGGCATGGGCGGTGGCGGCGGCTTCGGCGGCGGTCAACCCGGCATGGGCGGTGGCGGCGGCTTCGGTGGCGGTCAACCTGGCATCGGCGGCGGTGGCTTCGGTGGCGGTCAACCCGGCATCGGCGGCGGTGGCTTCGGTGGCGGTCAACCCGGCATCGGCGGCGGTGGCGTCGGTGGCGGGCCCGGAAGTGGTGGCGGCGGCGGTGGCTTCGGCGGCGGTCCTGGTATCGGTATCGGCGGCGGTGGCTTCGGTGGCCCGGGCATTGGTATCGGTGGAGGCTTCGGCGGCCCTGGAATTGGAATCGGAACGGGAATTGGTTTCGGCCTAGGCGGCGGCCGCGGTGGTCCTTGTATCCGCGGATTAGGTCGACCGATCGGGCGCTGCTAACAGGTCCGGAATCGAAGCGCGCTTCAATCTAAATCACTGCCAACACCCGATTAGCTCACGCTGGTCGGGTGTTGGTCTTTGTTCGCTACTTTTGTGGGCAATAGCTGCAGATCGGTGCGCTAAATCTCATGGTACGGGAGGCTACGCCTTCTGGTTTCCGCCGCTGCTTCCAAGTGCGGAATGTTACGCAAGGCGTCTAATCAGGAAGGTGAACAAAAAGTAGCAAATTTTGCTATTTGTAAAAAATTGATGACTAAATCTAAAGTTATTATCTGAAAATGCCGATACGGATTCTAGTAAAAAACGATGGCAGTGCTTTTGGAAAAGTAAATTTTTAGAGGAGATCCGTAATGATAAACCTTAAGGCTCGCCATGAGCAAATTGATTTTCTCAAACAATTTCGGTCGGTAAAAGCACTTTTGGCGTTAAATTTGGCCGTCGTGAGTGCCACCTCAGGGACGCTCGGAGGCTGCACATCTGGATCTGACGGTGCGGTAAGTGACTTATTAGGGGCCGACGGAGAGATCGCGGCGGAATTTGCGCAATTCTACAGTGGCATGGATTTAGACGATCAGTTTAAGTCCAAATTTAAAGACCTCATCGACAGAGCAGCGACGGACGGTATCGATAAGCTTAGCGATACCATTGTAGTTAAAGGACAACAGCTCACGGGATTTAAAGCCAAGGCCAAAGTTTTATCATCGGCATCCAATTTCGCAGCGGTTGACGGAAAAAAATATACCCTCCGCGACTATTTTAAGAAAAATGGCGTGCTGACTGAGCGTCTAAATGCCAAAGATCTGGGTGTTGGTTTCAACATGCTCCGCCTCATCGGCACTGCTCCAGC encodes the following:
- a CDS encoding 2-oxo acid dehydrogenase, coding for MALIERHLDLTPPKHQSSWRKIAIGTWRTPKDPSVYGILELRCEKVLAYMSRVSEECGERITITNFIGKALAESMRRHPEINSVLRYGKIYRRRHVTLFFQVATDQSGQDLSGIIVRQAESKSLAAMTTEMNKRIASVRDRSDKSYSQMKSLMARIPGWLTGWVLDAASFIQYTLNIWSPLLGTPKDPMGSVMITNIGSLGLDFGFAPLVAYSRVPLLVAVGAIKDKPVVEDGKLVVGKTVPLCVTFDHRLIDGVHASKLSRAMVKIFEDPETELSGLQESLNEAVGITPKVASGHQAVAVPA
- a CDS encoding pirin family protein — protein: MTVSSAKSQKKIARIVAARPVLEGGGFLVHRPFPTPELMQVDPFLLLDEMGPVIYPPGGAKGAPDHPHRGFETVTYLLAGEMEHRDSAGHAGKLTPGDLQWMTAGAGVVHSEMPSEAFQKSGGKMHGFQLWVNLAAKDKMMAPRYQELSAQSVPVVDRPEEGAKVRILAGAFGGETAATQTTEPILYLDIELAAQGSFKVSVPIGQTCLVYLFEGKCHVGADGAEVRAHTLVLFEEAGDLIVAKAAAGPCRFLVLAARPLREPVARRGPFVMNTEAEIRQAFVDYQEGRFATIPPQVKRS